The Streptomyces sp. NBC_01268 genome window below encodes:
- a CDS encoding ADP-ribosylglycohydrolase family protein produces MGLLKHSELADRILGGWTGRIAGNMLGKPVERGDHWTPERIDAYLRLTDALPLTDYLPPPPAGADGFELRPEWPQCVRGRINGSCRDDDIDYSILGLHLLETRGFAFTTEQVGEVWLLRLPYLQTFTAERVAYRNLANGLKPPLTATYDNPHQEWIGALIRADVYGWTSPGDPRRAASLARRDAVLSHTGNGVYGAMWAAALVAAAFTAPGPRDALETALDRVPAGSRLARVVRHTMALHEAGLEWSETLAELRKDTGGLGWIHTVPNAAVLTAGLLYGEGDFTRTITLTVRGGLDTDSNGATAGSVAGVLCGAAAIPAQWSEPLRDRVRSAVSGFDGVRIGELAERTLRLATLTG; encoded by the coding sequence ATGGGCCTCCTCAAGCACAGCGAACTCGCCGACCGGATCCTCGGCGGCTGGACGGGGCGGATCGCCGGGAACATGCTCGGCAAGCCGGTCGAGCGCGGCGACCACTGGACGCCCGAGCGGATCGACGCCTACCTGCGCCTGACCGACGCCCTGCCGCTCACCGACTACCTGCCGCCGCCGCCCGCCGGAGCGGACGGCTTCGAGCTGCGGCCCGAGTGGCCGCAGTGCGTCCGCGGCCGGATCAACGGCAGCTGCCGGGACGACGACATCGACTACTCGATCCTGGGCCTGCACCTCCTGGAGACGCGGGGCTTCGCCTTCACCACGGAGCAGGTCGGCGAGGTGTGGCTGCTGCGGCTGCCGTACCTGCAGACCTTCACGGCCGAGCGGGTCGCGTACCGCAACCTCGCCAACGGGCTGAAGCCGCCGCTGACGGCCACCTACGACAACCCGCACCAGGAGTGGATCGGCGCGCTGATCCGGGCGGACGTCTACGGCTGGACCTCCCCCGGCGATCCGCGCCGGGCCGCCTCGCTGGCCCGCCGGGACGCGGTCCTCTCGCACACGGGCAACGGGGTGTACGGGGCGATGTGGGCGGCCGCCCTGGTCGCCGCCGCCTTCACCGCGCCCGGCCCGCGCGACGCCCTGGAGACCGCGCTGGACCGCGTCCCCGCCGGCAGCCGGCTCGCCCGGGTGGTGCGGCACACGATGGCCCTGCACGAGGCGGGTCTGGAGTGGTCCGAGACCCTCGCCGAGCTCCGGAAGGACACCGGCGGGCTCGGCTGGATCCACACCGTGCCGAACGCCGCCGTGCTCACCGCCGGACTCCTCTACGGGGAGGGCGACTTCACCCGCACCATCACGCTCACCGTGCGCGGCGGCCTGGACACCGACTCCAACGGGGCGACGGCCGGCTCGGTGGCGGGGGTGCTGTGCGGGGCGGCGGCGATCCCTGCGCAGTGGTCGGAGCCGCTGCGCGACCGGGTGCGCAGCGCGGTGTCCGGCTTCGACGGCGTACGGATCGGCGAGCTGGCCGAACGGACCCTGCGGCTGGCTACGCTGACGGGATGA
- a CDS encoding O-acetyl-ADP-ribose deacetylase encodes MTFRPAIVLVLGDITHQHADVIVNAANSSLLGGGGVDGAIHRRGGPAVLAECRALRAGHYGRGLPTGRAVATTAGDLAARWVVHTVGPVHSTEEDRSELLASCYAESLRLAAELGAETVAFPAVSTGVYRWPMEDAARIAIRTVREEATAPVREVRFVLYDTAAYAVFALALAEADAGGR; translated from the coding sequence ATGACCTTCCGGCCCGCGATCGTCCTCGTCCTCGGCGACATCACCCACCAACACGCCGACGTCATCGTCAACGCCGCCAACTCCTCGCTGCTCGGCGGCGGGGGAGTGGACGGCGCGATCCACCGCAGGGGCGGGCCCGCCGTCCTCGCCGAGTGCCGCGCCCTGCGCGCCGGGCACTACGGCCGCGGCCTGCCCACCGGGCGCGCCGTCGCCACCACCGCCGGTGACCTCGCCGCCCGCTGGGTCGTCCACACCGTCGGCCCCGTGCACAGCACGGAAGAGGACCGCTCGGAGCTGCTGGCCTCCTGCTACGCCGAATCCCTCCGGCTGGCCGCCGAGCTGGGCGCCGAGACGGTCGCCTTCCCCGCCGTCTCCACCGGGGTCTACCGCTGGCCCATGGAGGACGCCGCCCGCATCGCGATCCGCACCGTCCGCGAGGAGGCCACCGCGCCCGTCCGGGAGGTCCGCTTCGTGCTCTACGACACGGCCGCCTACGCCGTCTTCGCCCTGGCGCTCGCGGAGGCCGACGCCGGCGGACGTTGA
- a CDS encoding class I SAM-dependent methyltransferase gives MSGTESSDYTQRLARLETSGIKRLLPTQAPYRWNLKRLGLGRVLDVGCGLGRNLLNCGPDSVGVDHNATSVETCRERGLTAYTPDELAAAPDCGPGSFDSLLCAHVLEHMDESLANSILEQYLPLVKPGGSVVLITPQEAGYKTDATHVRFVDFEGLRGHAEKVGLTIDRTYSFPFARSLGRVFPYNEFILVART, from the coding sequence ATGTCCGGCACGGAGTCATCCGACTACACCCAGCGGCTCGCGCGGCTCGAGACCTCGGGGATCAAGCGGCTGTTGCCGACACAGGCCCCCTACCGGTGGAACCTCAAGCGCCTCGGTCTCGGCCGGGTGCTCGACGTGGGCTGCGGCCTCGGGCGCAACCTGCTGAACTGCGGTCCCGACAGCGTCGGTGTCGACCACAACGCGACCTCGGTCGAGACCTGTCGCGAGCGGGGCCTCACCGCCTACACGCCCGACGAGCTCGCCGCCGCCCCGGACTGCGGCCCCGGCTCCTTCGACTCGCTGCTGTGCGCCCACGTCCTGGAGCACATGGACGAGTCCCTCGCGAACTCGATCCTGGAGCAGTACCTGCCGCTGGTGAAGCCGGGCGGCTCGGTCGTCCTCATCACGCCGCAGGAGGCCGGCTACAAGACGGACGCCACCCACGTCCGCTTCGTCGACTTCGAGGGGCTGCGCGGGCACGCGGAGAAGGTGGGCCTGACCATCGACCGCACCTACTCGTTCCCCTTCGCGCGCTCGCTCGGCCGGGTCTTCCCGTACAACGAGTTCATCCTCGTCGCCCGCACCTGA
- a CDS encoding AlkA N-terminal domain-containing protein: MHTDTERCVRAVRSKDARFDGVFFTAVRTTRIYCRPSCPAVPPKDENMEFHPSAASCQRAGFRACKRCRPDTSPGSPQWDVRADAVARAMRLIRDGVVDREGVPGLAARLGYSARQIERQLLAELGAGPLALARAQRAQTARLLIETTALPMAEIAFAAGFSSVRTFNDTVREVFALTPGELRARAGRARTAPALTPGAITLRLPFRAPLNPSNLFGHLAATAVPGVEEWRDGAYRRTLALPYGHGIVALAPRPDHVLCRLSLTDPRALTHAISRCRWLLDLDADPVAVDGQLRADPLLAPLVDAAPGRRVPRTVDAAEFAVRAVLGQQVSTAAARTHAARLVTAHGVPVDDPEGGLTHLFPAPEALAGLDPETLALPRSRRATLLTLVASLADGSLTLGPESDWAEARARLLGLPGFGPWTTEVIAMRALGDPDAFLPGDLGVRRAAQGLGLPATPAALTARAARWRPWRAYAVQYLWATDAHPVNHLPA, from the coding sequence ATGCACACCGACACCGAGCGCTGCGTGCGGGCCGTCCGGTCGAAGGACGCCCGCTTCGACGGCGTCTTCTTCACCGCCGTCCGCACCACTCGGATCTACTGCCGGCCCAGCTGCCCGGCCGTCCCGCCCAAGGACGAGAACATGGAGTTCCACCCCAGCGCCGCCTCCTGCCAGCGGGCCGGGTTCCGGGCCTGCAAGCGCTGCCGCCCCGACACCAGCCCCGGCTCGCCCCAGTGGGACGTGCGGGCCGACGCCGTCGCCCGCGCCATGCGGCTCATCCGGGACGGCGTCGTGGACCGGGAGGGCGTACCGGGACTCGCCGCCCGGCTCGGCTACTCCGCCCGCCAGATCGAGCGGCAGCTGCTCGCCGAGCTCGGCGCCGGGCCGCTCGCGCTCGCCCGCGCCCAGCGCGCCCAGACCGCGCGGCTGCTCATCGAGACCACCGCGCTGCCGATGGCCGAGATCGCCTTCGCGGCCGGCTTCTCCTCCGTCCGCACCTTCAACGACACCGTCCGCGAGGTCTTCGCCCTCACCCCCGGCGAACTCCGCGCCCGCGCCGGCCGCGCGCGCACCGCGCCCGCCCTCACCCCCGGCGCGATCACCCTCCGGCTGCCGTTCCGCGCCCCGCTCAACCCGTCCAACCTCTTCGGCCACCTCGCCGCGACCGCCGTCCCCGGCGTCGAGGAGTGGCGCGACGGCGCCTACCGCAGGACGCTCGCCCTGCCGTACGGACACGGGATCGTCGCCCTCGCGCCCCGCCCCGACCACGTCCTGTGCCGGCTCTCCCTCACCGACCCGCGCGCCCTCACCCACGCCATCAGCCGCTGCCGCTGGCTGCTCGACCTCGACGCCGACCCCGTCGCCGTCGACGGACAGCTGCGCGCCGACCCGCTGCTCGCCCCGCTCGTCGACGCGGCGCCCGGACGGCGGGTGCCGCGCACCGTGGACGCCGCCGAGTTCGCCGTACGGGCGGTGCTCGGCCAGCAGGTGTCCACGGCCGCCGCCCGCACCCACGCGGCCCGCCTGGTCACCGCGCACGGCGTCCCCGTCGACGACCCCGAGGGCGGCCTCACCCACCTCTTCCCGGCCCCCGAGGCGCTCGCCGGGCTCGACCCGGAGACCCTCGCGCTGCCCCGCAGCCGCCGCGCCACCCTGCTCACCCTCGTCGCGTCGCTCGCCGACGGCAGCCTGACCCTGGGCCCGGAGAGCGACTGGGCCGAGGCCCGGGCCCGGCTCCTCGGCCTGCCCGGCTTCGGCCCGTGGACCACCGAGGTCATCGCGATGCGCGCGCTCGGCGACCCCGACGCCTTCCTCCCCGGCGACCTCGGCGTCCGCCGCGCCGCCCAGGGCCTCGGACTGCCCGCCACCCCCGCCGCGCTCACCGCCCGTGCCGCCCGCTGGCGGCCCTGGCGCGCCTACGCGGTCCAGTACCTCTGGGCCACCGACGCCCACCCGGTCAACCATCTCCCCGCGTAA
- a CDS encoding methylated-DNA--[protein]-cysteine S-methyltransferase: MPTVQHTVVDSPYDALTLVAVDGVLSRVHMTDQRHRPAEDTFGSPDPRPFAEAIRQLDAYFAGELTEFELPLRLIGTPFQLRVWEQLRLIPYGETRTYGELAEALGNPGASRAVGLANGKNPVSLIVPCHRVIGAGGSLTGYGGGLDRKKRLLAFESGREDTLF; the protein is encoded by the coding sequence ATGCCCACTGTCCAGCACACGGTCGTGGACAGTCCCTACGACGCGCTGACCCTGGTCGCCGTCGACGGAGTCCTCAGCCGCGTCCACATGACCGACCAGCGCCACCGCCCGGCGGAGGACACCTTCGGCTCGCCCGACCCCCGCCCCTTCGCCGAGGCGATCCGCCAGCTCGACGCCTACTTCGCCGGCGAACTCACCGAGTTCGAGCTGCCGTTGCGTCTGATCGGCACCCCGTTCCAGCTGCGCGTCTGGGAGCAGCTGCGCCTCATCCCGTACGGGGAGACCCGGACGTACGGCGAACTCGCCGAGGCCCTCGGCAACCCCGGTGCCTCCCGCGCGGTGGGCCTGGCCAACGGCAAGAACCCGGTCTCCCTGATCGTCCCCTGCCACCGCGTCATCGGCGCCGGCGGCTCCCTGACGGGGTACGGCGGTGGCCTGGACCGCAAGAAGCGCCTGCTCGCCTTCGAGTCGGGCCGCGAGGACACCCTCTTCTAG
- a CDS encoding SIR2 family NAD-dependent protein deacylase yields MTMVAILSGAGISTDSGIPDYRGPDGLWRRDPGAERLVTYEPYMTDPEIRRRSWRMRLDGPVLRAEPNAAHHAIAAFGRTGHALRVVTQNVDGLHQAAGVPERKVLELHGSARSVVCTACHARSSMAEALDRVRGGEDDPACRVCGGILKSATVMFGQRLDPKVLGDAMSVAKAAEVFIAVGTSLQVQPAASLAGIAAEHGARLIVVNAEPTPYDPLADEVVREPIGTALPALLERLR; encoded by the coding sequence ATGACCATGGTCGCGATCCTCAGCGGAGCCGGAATCTCCACCGACTCGGGCATTCCCGACTACCGGGGGCCCGACGGGCTGTGGCGGCGCGACCCGGGGGCCGAGCGGCTCGTCACCTACGAGCCGTACATGACCGACCCGGAGATCCGCCGGCGCTCGTGGCGGATGCGGCTCGACGGGCCGGTCCTGCGGGCCGAGCCGAACGCGGCGCACCACGCGATCGCGGCCTTCGGGAGGACCGGGCACGCGCTGCGGGTCGTCACGCAGAACGTGGACGGGCTGCACCAGGCCGCCGGGGTACCGGAGCGCAAGGTGCTCGAACTGCACGGCTCGGCGCGGTCGGTGGTGTGCACCGCGTGCCACGCCCGGTCGTCGATGGCCGAGGCCCTGGACCGGGTGCGGGGCGGCGAGGACGACCCGGCCTGTCGGGTGTGCGGCGGGATCCTCAAGTCGGCGACGGTGATGTTCGGGCAGCGGCTCGATCCCAAAGTGCTCGGTGACGCGATGTCCGTCGCCAAGGCGGCGGAGGTGTTCATCGCCGTCGGCACGAGTCTGCAGGTGCAGCCGGCCGCCTCCCTCGCGGGGATCGCGGCGGAGCACGGGGCCCGGCTGATCGTCGTGAACGCCGAGCCCACGCCGTACGACCCGCTGGCGGACGAGGTGGTGCGGGAGCCGATCGGGACGGCGCTGCCCGCGCTGCTGGAGCGCCTGCGCTAG
- a CDS encoding NUDIX hydrolase — MTTSESSTYAAYIAGLPRVLAGAAALFRDADGRILVVEPNYREGWTLPGGTIESDTGETPRQAARRETAEEIGLDLELGALLVVDWVHGAARPPVVAYVYDGGVLSESAFAAIRLQEEELLSWKLIDPSEATAHLPGALGLRVLAALDVLAAGHGPAELENGRVAR; from the coding sequence ATGACGACCTCCGAATCCTCCACGTACGCCGCGTACATCGCGGGCCTGCCCCGTGTCCTGGCCGGCGCGGCCGCCCTGTTCCGCGACGCCGACGGCCGCATCCTCGTCGTCGAGCCGAACTACCGGGAGGGCTGGACGCTGCCGGGCGGCACGATCGAGTCCGACACGGGCGAGACGCCCCGCCAGGCGGCCCGCCGCGAGACGGCCGAGGAGATCGGCCTCGACCTGGAGCTGGGCGCGCTGCTCGTGGTCGACTGGGTCCACGGGGCGGCCCGGCCGCCGGTCGTGGCGTACGTGTACGACGGCGGCGTCCTGTCGGAATCCGCCTTCGCGGCGATCCGCCTCCAGGAGGAGGAACTGCTCTCCTGGAAGCTGATCGACCCCTCCGAGGCCACCGCCCACCTGCCGGGCGCCCTCGGCCTCCGCGTCCTGGCCGCCCTCGACGTCCTGGCCGCGGGCCACGGTCCGGCGGAGCTGGAGAACGGCCGCGTGGCGCGCTGA
- a CDS encoding ATP-binding cassette domain-containing protein yields the protein MSFTLPPGGSLGIVGEPGSGKTATARIVVGLERADEGEVHVLGRSPPAAPPAALITTTRREPWTRPSRCHSLHIPRHEGVPRSGACPCPDGPPPP from the coding sequence GTGTCGTTCACGCTGCCGCCGGGTGGATCGCTGGGCATCGTCGGCGAGCCGGGCTCCGGCAAGACCGCCACCGCGCGGATCGTGGTCGGCCTGGAGCGGGCGGACGAGGGCGAGGTCCACGTCCTCGGCCGGTCTCCCCCTGCGGCCCCCCCGGCGGCACTGATCACGACGACGCGCCGTGAACCCTGGACCAGGCCCTCCCGTTGCCATAGCCTCCACATACCGAGACACGAAGGCGTGCCCCGGTCCGGCGCCTGCCCGTGTCCGGACGGGCCTCCGCCTCCGTAA
- a CDS encoding lipoate--protein ligase family protein yields MHGEYKVPGGKLVVVDLDAEDGVLRRVRVAGDFFLEPDEAILAIDRALEGAPADTDAAGLAARIDAALPPGTQMYGLTTEGIGVAVRRALAHATDWTDYDWQLIHEPPQSPALHMALDEVLTAEVAAGRRPPTLRVWEWGSPAVVIGSFQSLRNEVDPEAAERHGIEVVRRISGGGAMFIEPGNTITYSLSVPDALVQGLSFTDSYAYLDDWVLGALGDMGVKAWYQPLNDIATEAGKIAGAAQKRMVAGDGAVLHHVTMAYDIDADKMTEVLRIGREKLSDKGTKSAKKRVDPLRRQTGLPREAVIDRMVASFRSRYGLSEGTVTEEELTRAKELAETKFATPEWIARVP; encoded by the coding sequence GTGCACGGCGAGTACAAGGTTCCGGGCGGCAAGCTGGTCGTCGTCGACCTCGACGCGGAGGACGGCGTCCTGCGCCGGGTCCGGGTCGCGGGCGACTTCTTCCTGGAACCGGACGAGGCGATCCTGGCGATCGACCGCGCCCTGGAGGGTGCCCCGGCCGACACGGACGCCGCCGGTCTCGCCGCCCGCATCGACGCGGCGCTGCCGCCCGGGACGCAGATGTACGGGCTGACCACGGAGGGCATCGGGGTGGCGGTCCGGCGGGCCCTCGCGCACGCCACGGACTGGACCGACTACGACTGGCAGCTGATCCACGAGCCGCCGCAGTCCCCCGCCCTGCACATGGCGCTCGACGAGGTCCTGACCGCAGAGGTCGCGGCGGGCCGCCGTCCGCCGACCCTGCGGGTGTGGGAGTGGGGCTCCCCCGCCGTCGTCATCGGCAGCTTCCAGTCGCTGCGCAACGAGGTGGACCCGGAGGCGGCGGAGCGGCACGGCATCGAGGTGGTGCGCCGGATCAGCGGCGGCGGGGCCATGTTCATCGAGCCGGGCAACACCATCACGTACTCGCTGTCGGTCCCCGACGCCCTGGTCCAGGGCCTGTCCTTCACCGACAGCTACGCGTATCTGGACGACTGGGTGCTGGGGGCGCTCGGCGACATGGGCGTCAAGGCCTGGTACCAGCCGCTCAACGACATCGCCACCGAGGCCGGCAAGATCGCCGGGGCCGCGCAGAAGCGGATGGTGGCGGGCGACGGCGCGGTGCTGCACCACGTGACCATGGCGTACGACATCGACGCCGACAAGATGACCGAGGTGCTGCGCATCGGCCGGGAGAAGCTGTCCGACAAGGGCACCAAGAGCGCCAAGAAGCGGGTGGACCCGCTGCGCCGCCAGACCGGGCTGCCCCGGGAGGCGGTCATCGACCGGATGGTCGCCTCCTTCCGCTCCCGTTACGGCCTGTCCGAGGGCACGGTCACGGAGGAGGAGCTGACCCGCGCGAAGGAGCTCGCGGAGACGAAGTTCGCCACCCCGGAGTGGATCGCCCGGGTGCCGTGA
- a CDS encoding phytoene desaturase family protein, translating into MPSMLDAVVVGAGPNGLTAAVELARRGFSVAVFEAKSTVGGGARTEELTLPGFRHDPCSAVHPLGAGSPVFKTMPLDRHGLEWLHPALPMAHPWDDGTAAVLSRSVAETAASFGPRDAGTYRRLVAPFLGKWDTLAADFMQLPLTALPRDPVTLARFGLAGLPPSTWLTRRFRDDKARALFAGLVGHVIAPLEGFATGAVGLVFALAAHAGGWPLPRGGSQSVSDALTSYLTELGGAVHTDYEVKRLDDLPPARAYVFDTSPTALARIAGLGGHYDAYRYGASAFKIDYALSGPVPWTAEAARRAGTVQIGPTAGEIGTALRQASSGTAPDTPFLIAAQPSLVDPGRAPEGKHVFWVYGHVPNGWRGDLTDAIERQIERFAPGFRDLVLARATAGPPELAERNANYVGGDIACGAARGLQLLLRPKLSLFPYSTPHPAVFLCSSATPPGPGVHGMSGHNAAKAVWRRLRTPVGR; encoded by the coding sequence GTGCCGTCGATGCTCGATGCCGTCGTCGTGGGGGCGGGTCCCAACGGGCTGACCGCCGCCGTGGAGCTCGCGCGGCGCGGATTCTCCGTCGCGGTCTTCGAGGCGAAGTCCACCGTGGGCGGCGGAGCCCGGACCGAGGAGCTGACCCTCCCCGGCTTCCGCCACGACCCCTGCTCGGCCGTGCACCCGCTGGGCGCCGGATCGCCCGTCTTCAAGACGATGCCGCTGGACCGCCACGGCCTGGAGTGGCTGCACCCCGCGCTGCCCATGGCCCACCCCTGGGACGACGGCACCGCGGCCGTCCTCTCCCGCTCCGTCGCCGAGACCGCCGCCTCCTTCGGGCCGCGCGACGCCGGCACCTACCGGCGGCTCGTCGCGCCCTTCCTCGGCAAATGGGACACCCTCGCCGCGGACTTCATGCAGCTGCCGCTGACGGCGCTGCCCCGCGACCCGGTCACCCTCGCCCGCTTCGGACTCGCCGGACTCCCGCCGTCCACCTGGCTGACCCGCCGCTTCCGCGACGACAAGGCGCGCGCCCTGTTCGCCGGCCTGGTCGGCCACGTCATCGCCCCGCTGGAGGGCTTCGCCACCGGCGCGGTCGGCCTGGTCTTCGCGCTGGCCGCGCACGCGGGCGGCTGGCCGCTGCCGCGGGGCGGCTCCCAGTCCGTCTCCGACGCCCTCACCTCGTACCTGACGGAGCTCGGCGGCGCCGTCCACACCGACTACGAGGTCAAGCGGCTCGACGACCTGCCGCCGGCCCGCGCGTACGTCTTCGACACCTCGCCCACCGCGCTCGCCCGGATCGCGGGCCTCGGCGGCCACTACGACGCCTACCGCTACGGCGCCAGCGCCTTCAAGATCGACTACGCGCTCTCGGGCCCCGTGCCGTGGACCGCCGAGGCCGCGCGCCGCGCCGGCACCGTCCAGATCGGCCCCACCGCGGGGGAGATCGGCACCGCCCTGCGCCAGGCCTCCTCCGGCACGGCCCCCGACACGCCGTTCCTCATCGCCGCCCAGCCCAGCCTCGTCGACCCCGGCCGCGCGCCCGAGGGCAAGCACGTCTTCTGGGTCTACGGCCACGTCCCCAACGGCTGGCGGGGCGACCTCACCGACGCCATCGAGCGGCAGATCGAGCGCTTCGCCCCCGGCTTCCGCGACCTGGTCCTCGCCCGTGCCACCGCGGGCCCGCCCGAGCTGGCCGAACGCAACGCCAACTACGTCGGCGGCGACATCGCCTGCGGCGCGGCCCGCGGCCTCCAGCTGCTGCTGCGCCCCAAGCTGTCCCTCTTCCCCTACTCCACCCCGCACCCCGCGGTCTTCCTCTGCTCCTCCGCCACCCCGCCCGGCCCCGGCGTCCACGGCATGTCCGGCCACAACGCGGCGAAGGCGGTCTGGCGCAGACTGCGCACCCCCGTCGGACGGTAG
- a CDS encoding inositol monophosphatase family protein, which yields MTGYAETAASAAATASAVTAAFLEHVLAGGTAEVEEAVRKAAAEEIMPRFRQLGAEEIVEKNGPHDLVTVADRNAEAHLTASLTALLPGSVVVGEEAVHADPEVYEALKGDAPVWIVDPVDGTRQFVQGEAGFCTLVALARYGELIASWTYAPVLEELAVAVRGRGATVNGAPIRSGAPAPGAALDVATSHPDYTTPDQKRALLGLRTDGVRPRPCGSAGLEYLAVAKGELDAVAFSWEYAWDHAAGLLLVEEAGGTDLTLTGDRFRITGGNALPFTAARDTATAQRIRALLGAG from the coding sequence ATGACCGGATACGCCGAGACCGCAGCCAGCGCAGCCGCAACGGCCAGCGCAGTCACCGCAGCCTTCCTCGAGCACGTCCTCGCCGGAGGTACGGCCGAGGTGGAGGAGGCGGTCCGCAAGGCCGCCGCCGAAGAGATCATGCCGCGCTTCCGGCAGCTCGGCGCGGAGGAGATCGTCGAGAAGAACGGGCCGCACGACCTGGTCACCGTCGCGGACCGGAACGCCGAGGCCCACCTGACCGCCTCCCTCACCGCCCTGCTCCCCGGCTCCGTCGTCGTCGGCGAGGAGGCCGTGCACGCCGACCCCGAGGTCTACGAGGCGCTCAAGGGCGACGCCCCCGTCTGGATCGTCGACCCCGTGGACGGCACCCGCCAGTTCGTGCAGGGCGAGGCCGGCTTCTGCACCCTGGTCGCCCTCGCCCGGTACGGCGAGCTGATCGCCTCCTGGACCTACGCGCCCGTCCTGGAGGAGCTGGCCGTCGCGGTCCGCGGCCGCGGCGCCACCGTGAACGGCGCGCCCATACGTTCCGGCGCGCCCGCCCCGGGAGCGGCCCTGGACGTCGCCACCTCGCACCCCGACTACACCACTCCCGACCAGAAGCGCGCCCTGCTCGGACTGCGCACCGACGGCGTCCGCCCCCGTCCCTGCGGCTCGGCGGGCCTGGAGTACCTGGCCGTAGCCAAGGGCGAGCTCGACGCCGTCGCCTTCTCCTGGGAGTACGCCTGGGACCACGCCGCCGGGCTGCTCCTCGTCGAGGAGGCCGGCGGCACCGATCTCACCCTCACCGGCGACCGGTTCCGCATCACCGGGGGCAACGCGCTGCCGTTCACCGCGGCCCGGGACACGGCCACCGCCCAGCGGATCCGGGCCCTCCTCGGGGCTGGGTAA